One segment of Stappia sp. 28M-7 DNA contains the following:
- a CDS encoding ABC transporter substrate-binding protein, producing the protein MTAKIRRLAATLSLSTGIAALCAPAMAQDLGEPVPQLQIAYYAADMGPMYEQSARVLSEEWAKLGLSFQMQPVQFSSFISNIMVGGGLEDMAVFTVGADPDRVDPTYWLHDLGACGARRNGAKWCDEAYTEMVKKQRELVNQDERLALVHEAQKYFHDVAPWWPATNTVYGILWNSDKWDNVTSPAPVAAHEGLVDPWLSAKPKTDDRILDWAHYEDVTTYNPMAEEGAVGWVRFIFDTFAKNNSKGETVPWAAAAWEFTDPQTVKVTLREGMKFHDGEAVNADDAVFTINTVVELQPPAMSSRIANLAGAEKVDDLTFNVKLKAPDASFVTTVLTYLFILPEHHWANYEGDKVARDVVADGAVIGSGPFKFKSWRVNETHELETFTEHFHAAEYDGVRRLALGQADAIRSAMLSGTGDIASMVLPVAAMSDLAAQNNHLDFLEIPSHGSMLIWLNNQKAPFTDPAFRKALRVATAKQRAAIEGWLGFAVPAGEGPVPVQLGMWHNSELPQVPFDVDAARKILEDAGYGWDGQGRLHFPKK; encoded by the coding sequence ATGACTGCCAAGATCAGGCGGTTGGCCGCGACGCTGTCGCTGTCGACCGGTATTGCTGCGCTTTGCGCGCCCGCCATGGCCCAGGATCTCGGAGAGCCGGTTCCCCAGCTCCAGATCGCCTATTACGCGGCCGACATGGGCCCGATGTACGAACAGTCCGCACGCGTCCTGAGCGAGGAATGGGCCAAGCTCGGCCTGTCCTTCCAGATGCAGCCGGTCCAGTTCAGCAGCTTCATCTCCAACATCATGGTCGGCGGCGGCCTCGAGGACATGGCCGTCTTCACCGTCGGCGCGGACCCGGATCGCGTGGATCCGACCTATTGGCTTCATGACCTCGGCGCCTGCGGCGCCCGGCGCAACGGCGCCAAGTGGTGCGACGAAGCCTATACCGAGATGGTCAAGAAGCAGCGCGAACTGGTGAACCAGGACGAGCGCCTGGCGCTGGTGCACGAGGCGCAGAAGTATTTCCACGATGTCGCGCCCTGGTGGCCGGCGACGAACACCGTCTACGGCATCCTGTGGAACAGCGACAAGTGGGACAACGTCACCAGCCCGGCGCCGGTCGCCGCGCATGAGGGCCTGGTCGATCCGTGGCTTTCGGCCAAGCCGAAGACCGACGACCGCATCCTCGACTGGGCGCACTACGAGGACGTGACCACCTACAACCCGATGGCCGAAGAAGGCGCCGTGGGCTGGGTGCGTTTCATCTTCGACACGTTCGCCAAGAACAACTCCAAGGGCGAGACCGTGCCGTGGGCCGCCGCCGCATGGGAATTCACCGATCCGCAGACGGTGAAGGTCACCTTGCGCGAAGGCATGAAGTTCCACGACGGCGAGGCCGTGAACGCGGATGACGCCGTCTTCACGATCAACACCGTGGTCGAGCTGCAGCCGCCGGCAATGTCCTCGCGCATCGCCAACCTGGCCGGCGCGGAGAAGGTCGACGACCTCACCTTCAACGTGAAGCTGAAGGCTCCGGACGCGTCCTTCGTGACGACCGTCCTCACCTACCTGTTCATCCTGCCCGAGCATCACTGGGCGAACTATGAAGGCGACAAGGTCGCTCGCGATGTCGTCGCCGACGGCGCCGTGATCGGCTCCGGTCCCTTCAAGTTCAAGAGCTGGCGGGTCAACGAGACGCATGAGCTCGAGACCTTCACCGAGCACTTCCACGCTGCCGAATATGACGGCGTGCGTCGTCTGGCGCTCGGCCAGGCGGATGCGATCCGCTCGGCCATGCTCTCGGGCACCGGCGATATCGCCAGCATGGTGCTGCCGGTTGCCGCGATGAGCGACCTTGCCGCGCAGAACAACCATCTCGACTTCCTCGAGATCCCCTCGCACGGCTCCATGCTCATCTGGCTGAACAACCAGAAGGCCCCGTTCACCGACCCTGCGTTCCGCAAGGCGTTGCGCGTTGCCACCGCCAAGCAGCGGGCTGCGATCGAAGGCTGGCTCGGCTTCGCCGTCCCGGCCGGCGAAGGCCCGGTGCCGGTCCAGCTCGGCATGTGGCACAACTCCGAGCTGCCGCAGGTTCCCTTCGACGTCGACGCCGCCCGCAAGATCCTCGAGGACGCGGGTTACGGCTGGGACGGACAGGGCCGCCTGCACTTCCCCAAGAAGTAA
- a CDS encoding ABC transporter permease, giving the protein MRAYILRRLAQSVLVVWAVTTIMFFMFRVMPADPTAILLERGLTDEARQALLEQWGLTGTMWDQYLAYLGNLLQGDFGSSFFYRKPVWEVLWPLIVNTLWIAVPGLLLGAALGAAIGTAVGWARRGGKLERSGIFLATVIRGVPNFVIGIALLTVFSSTLGWFPGFGMGDPGETTGFARYFTLDFLHHLALPLIAVIIYFMPENLLLMRSGVVENRTEDYIELVRAKGVPQRRVAWHAARNSMLPLITWLFPALAETIAGIVVIEIVFSWPGVGRELVLAVTRQDYPLAQAAFFLLAVMIVLANLAADLVYGKLDPRVVYK; this is encoded by the coding sequence ATGCGCGCCTATATCCTTCGACGTCTCGCCCAGAGCGTGCTCGTCGTATGGGCCGTCACGACGATCATGTTCTTCATGTTCCGCGTGATGCCCGCCGACCCGACCGCGATCCTGCTGGAGCGCGGCCTCACCGACGAAGCGCGCCAGGCGCTGCTGGAACAGTGGGGCCTGACCGGCACCATGTGGGACCAGTACCTCGCCTATCTGGGCAACCTTCTCCAGGGCGATTTCGGCTCCTCCTTCTTCTACCGCAAGCCGGTGTGGGAAGTTCTGTGGCCGCTGATCGTCAACACGCTGTGGATCGCCGTTCCCGGTCTGCTGCTGGGCGCCGCCCTCGGCGCGGCCATCGGCACGGCCGTCGGCTGGGCCCGGCGCGGCGGCAAGCTGGAGCGCTCGGGCATCTTTCTTGCCACCGTCATCCGCGGCGTGCCGAACTTCGTCATCGGCATCGCGCTGCTCACCGTGTTTTCCTCGACGCTCGGCTGGTTTCCCGGCTTCGGCATGGGCGATCCGGGCGAGACGACGGGCTTTGCCCGCTACTTCACCCTAGACTTCCTGCATCACCTGGCGCTGCCGCTGATCGCGGTCATCATCTACTTCATGCCCGAGAACCTGCTGTTGATGCGCTCGGGCGTCGTGGAGAACCGGACGGAGGACTATATCGAGCTGGTCCGCGCCAAGGGCGTGCCGCAGCGGCGTGTCGCCTGGCATGCCGCGCGCAACTCGATGCTGCCGCTGATCACCTGGCTGTTTCCGGCACTGGCCGAGACCATCGCCGGCATCGTGGTCATCGAGATCGTCTTCTCCTGGCCGGGCGTGGGACGCGAGCTCGTGCTCGCCGTGACCCGCCAGGACTATCCGCTCGCCCAGGCGGCCTTCTTCCTTCTCGCCGTGATGATCGTGCTGGCCAACCTCGCCGCCGACCTCGTCTACGGCAAGCTCGATCCCAGGGTTGTCTACAAATGA